From the genome of Ornithobacterium rhinotracheale, one region includes:
- a CDS encoding RteC domain-containing protein, with amino-acid sequence MEQYFEKVFQDIHREEEKVTLDVATVIPEALEMIHYLSKVLEDARVYILERGFNDEQEEIHFFRNIKPHIYGKLMYYNRIYKMEIIRPTTKGKIYEDYFAKEKKRLKSRHNHFLKTNPFYIYYHSGRTDEDHKYFLRSSFNFQEGLENHAFDLDRRFSTYYDYLTARIIGRELFYEYLHFRTTTQFDKIANENHRSIHWTESKAALVELIYALHAAKAISSGQISLNKIAVTRQALFKIELQDIHHTFHRMKSRSGSRTLFLNQLVNSLETYYG; translated from the coding sequence ATGGAACAGTATTTTGAAAAAGTCTTTCAAGACATCCACAGAGAAGAGGAAAAGGTAACACTAGATGTAGCAACCGTTATCCCTGAAGCATTGGAAATGATTCATTATTTATCCAAAGTTTTAGAAGATGCAAGAGTATATATCCTTGAAAGAGGATTTAATGATGAACAAGAAGAGATTCATTTCTTCAGAAACATCAAACCTCATATTTATGGAAAGCTGATGTATTACAATCGTATTTACAAAATGGAAATCATTCGTCCTACTACAAAGGGCAAAATTTACGAAGACTATTTTGCTAAAGAGAAAAAACGATTAAAAAGCAGGCATAACCATTTTCTAAAAACAAATCCTTTCTATATTTACTATCACTCTGGTAGAACTGACGAAGACCATAAATATTTTTTAAGGTCTTCTTTTAATTTTCAAGAAGGATTAGAAAATCACGCTTTTGATTTAGATCGACGATTTTCAACTTACTACGATTATTTGACTGCTCGGATTATTGGTAGAGAATTATTTTATGAGTATCTTCATTTTCGTACAACCACACAATTTGATAAAATAGCCAATGAAAACCATCGCTCAATTCATTGGACAGAAAGTAAAGCTGCTCTAGTCGAGCTTATCTATGCACTACATGCGGCAAAAGCCATCTCAAGCGGACAAATTAGTTTAAATAAAATCGCCGTAACTCGTCAAGCTTTATTTAAGATTGAATTACAAGATATTCATCATACTTTTCACCGTATGAAAAGTCGTTCAGGTTCAAGAACCTTATTTTTAAATCAATTAGTCAATTCCTTAGAAACTTATTATGGATAA
- the dnaX gene encoding DNA polymerase III subunit gamma/tau: protein MSNYVVSARKYRPQNFEEVVGQEAIATTLEHAIASEHLPQALLFCGPRGVGKTTCARILARRINEENADENTEDNDFAFNIFELDAASNNSVDDIRGLVDQVRFPPQTGKYKVYIIDEVHMLSNAAFNAFLKTLEEPPAHAIFILATTEKHKIIPTILSRCQIFDFKRIQISDIKDHLQKIAEKEGVTYEDDALHLIAQKADGALRDALSIFDRLVTFGQGNLTLKGVAETLNVLDYDFYFQVTDACLGNQIPEALNLLDDILKKGFDAQMFVSGLGGHFRDLLVAQNPQTINLLDVGENTKNKYLEQAQKCTPKFLIDAIKICNQADINYRASKNQRLTVEIALMQLCSLTTPDGELKKKSLKS, encoded by the coding sequence ATGAGTAACTATGTAGTTTCAGCTAGAAAATACCGTCCGCAAAACTTCGAAGAAGTTGTAGGGCAGGAGGCGATTGCCACCACGCTTGAGCATGCCATTGCATCTGAGCATTTGCCACAGGCGTTGCTTTTTTGTGGTCCGCGTGGGGTAGGGAAAACTACATGTGCTCGTATTTTGGCGCGCAGAATCAACGAAGAAAATGCCGACGAAAATACGGAAGATAATGATTTTGCTTTCAATATTTTTGAGCTTGATGCTGCGTCAAACAACTCGGTAGACGACATTCGTGGGCTGGTGGATCAAGTGCGATTCCCACCGCAAACGGGCAAGTACAAAGTCTATATCATAGACGAGGTGCATATGCTCTCGAATGCGGCTTTTAATGCTTTTTTAAAGACTTTGGAGGAGCCGCCTGCGCACGCTATTTTTATTTTGGCAACTACCGAAAAACACAAAATCATTCCTACGATTTTGTCTCGTTGTCAGATTTTTGATTTTAAACGAATTCAAATTTCAGACATTAAAGATCACTTGCAAAAAATTGCAGAAAAAGAGGGAGTAACTTACGAAGACGATGCTCTGCATTTAATTGCCCAAAAAGCCGATGGTGCTTTGCGTGATGCACTTTCAATCTTTGATAGATTGGTCACTTTTGGACAAGGAAATTTAACACTAAAAGGCGTTGCCGAAACGCTCAATGTGCTTGATTATGATTTTTATTTTCAAGTGACCGATGCGTGTTTAGGCAATCAAATTCCTGAAGCTCTGAACCTTTTAGATGATATTTTAAAGAAAGGTTTTGATGCACAAATGTTTGTTTCTGGTTTGGGTGGGCATTTTAGAGATTTGCTCGTGGCACAAAATCCTCAAACGATTAATTTGCTAGATGTAGGCGAAAATACCAAAAATAAATATTTGGAACAAGCACAGAAGTGCACCCCTAAATTTTTAATCGATGCCATTAAAATTTGTAATCAGGCTGACATTAATTATAGAGCTAGTAAAAACCAAAGACTTACGGTGGAAATTGCGTTGATGCAGTTATGCTCGCTCACTACGCCTGATGGCGAACTTAAAAAAAAAAGTTTAAAATCTTAG
- a CDS encoding TrmH family RNA methyltransferase encodes MTEELQLAHHQVTNDSHGKSIVLVLNHVQSPQNIGLIIRTAEAMGVQKIFVISEQFSELTPKIKRLTRSTEKYISIEFSTEIIPVIQLLKNQNFSIFALEKTSQSVDCKTFSPKFPCAIVVGNEKNGVEEEALKLCDTHVHLTMYGKNTSLNVAVATGMLLHEWV; translated from the coding sequence ATGACTGAAGAATTACAACTTGCACATCACCAAGTCACCAACGATTCGCACGGAAAATCTATTGTTTTGGTTTTAAATCATGTGCAATCTCCCCAAAATATAGGGCTTATCATTCGCACGGCAGAAGCCATGGGTGTGCAAAAAATATTTGTGATTTCTGAGCAATTTTCAGAGCTTACGCCCAAAATAAAACGCCTAACTCGCAGTACAGAAAAATATATTTCCATAGAATTTTCTACGGAAATAATACCCGTTATTCAATTATTGAAAAATCAGAATTTTAGCATTTTTGCTTTAGAAAAAACTTCGCAAAGTGTAGATTGTAAAACATTTAGCCCCAAATTTCCTTGTGCCATCGTCGTAGGAAATGAGAAAAATGGAGTAGAAGAGGAGGCGTTGAAATTATGCGATACGCATGTGCATTTGACCATGTATGGGAAAAACACCTCGCTCAATGTGGCGGTGGCAACGGGCATGCTACTTCACGAATGGGTATAA
- a CDS encoding beta-N-acetylhexosaminidase: MIKNLLLAGCLGLMASCATQQSLGNLQNTKADYPIVPEPNEILIKNGGFVLNNKVKIFAPKSLNKEADFLKDYLKTATNLKLSVAEPNQASGIHLVIDPSVKGEEAYTLSINDSNVKITASTSTGIFYGIQSLRQLVHNQKNIEYFPAVEIKDEPRFAYRGMHLDVGRHMFPVDFIKKYIDLLALHKMNKFHWHLTEDQGWRLEIKKYPKLTEVGAYRAETAIKKHFPGSGLKDETFKGDGKKYGGFYTQDQARDIVKYAADRHITVIPEIDMPGHMLAALAAYPELGNGTGPYEVGKWWGVFPQILAPKEETFKFIEDVLTEVMDIFPSEYIHIGGDEAPKKEWKESKQAQDLILKLGLKDDTEPNKFDGRKHTKEEKLQSYFINRVEKFVNSKGRQIIGWDEILEGGLAPNATVMSWRGEEGGIAAAKQNHKVIMTPGDYVYFDHYQTEKDRDTQTPFAICCLTTVEEVYSYNPQPKELTEEQKKYIWGAQANVWTEYIPTSAQVEYMAVPRMGALSEVVWTQLNKKDYNDFKQRMQSLKKLYDQMNVNYEKTFFQQ, from the coding sequence ATGATAAAGAATCTTTTACTAGCCGGATGCTTAGGGCTTATGGCATCTTGCGCTACACAACAATCGTTGGGCAATTTGCAAAACACAAAGGCAGACTACCCGATTGTTCCTGAGCCCAATGAAATTTTAATTAAAAATGGTGGCTTTGTTCTCAATAATAAAGTCAAAATTTTTGCGCCAAAATCACTCAATAAAGAAGCTGATTTCTTGAAAGATTATTTGAAAACAGCCACCAATCTAAAATTGAGTGTTGCTGAACCTAATCAAGCTAGCGGAATTCATTTGGTGATTGATCCTTCCGTAAAGGGCGAAGAGGCTTATACTTTAAGCATCAATGACTCAAATGTAAAAATTACTGCAAGCACTTCTACAGGAATTTTCTATGGCATTCAATCATTGAGACAATTAGTTCATAATCAGAAAAATATAGAATATTTTCCTGCTGTAGAAATCAAAGATGAACCTCGTTTTGCTTACCGCGGAATGCACCTCGATGTTGGCCGCCATATGTTCCCAGTGGATTTCATCAAAAAATACATCGACCTTTTGGCTTTGCACAAAATGAATAAATTTCACTGGCATTTAACCGAAGACCAAGGTTGGAGATTAGAAATTAAAAAATATCCAAAGCTTACAGAAGTCGGGGCGTATCGTGCTGAAACTGCGATTAAAAAACATTTCCCAGGTTCTGGTTTAAAAGATGAAACATTTAAAGGAGATGGTAAAAAATACGGAGGTTTCTATACTCAAGACCAAGCAAGAGATATTGTAAAATATGCCGCAGATCGCCACATTACAGTGATTCCAGAAATCGATATGCCTGGGCACATGTTGGCTGCACTGGCTGCCTACCCTGAGTTGGGAAACGGAACGGGACCTTACGAAGTTGGAAAATGGTGGGGTGTTTTCCCTCAAATTCTAGCTCCGAAAGAAGAAACATTTAAATTCATAGAAGATGTTTTGACAGAGGTTATGGATATTTTCCCAAGCGAATATATCCACATCGGTGGTGATGAAGCTCCTAAAAAAGAATGGAAAGAAAGCAAACAGGCACAGGACTTAATCCTGAAATTAGGTTTAAAAGATGATACTGAGCCTAATAAATTCGACGGAAGAAAACACACCAAAGAGGAAAAGCTACAAAGTTATTTCATCAATCGTGTTGAGAAATTTGTAAACTCTAAAGGTCGCCAAATCATCGGCTGGGACGAAATTCTAGAAGGTGGACTTGCTCCAAACGCTACTGTGATGAGCTGGCGTGGCGAAGAGGGCGGAATCGCAGCGGCAAAACAAAATCACAAAGTGATTATGACTCCTGGTGATTATGTATATTTTGACCACTACCAAACTGAAAAAGATAGAGATACACAAACTCCATTTGCGATTTGTTGCTTAACGACCGTGGAAGAAGTTTACTCATACAATCCTCAGCCTAAAGAACTTACAGAAGAGCAGAAAAAATACATTTGGGGGGCTCAAGCCAATGTGTGGACAGAGTATATCCCGACTTCTGCACAAGTAGAGTACATGGCGGTACCTCGCATGGGGGCACTTTCAGAAGTAGTTTGGACTCAGCTAAATAAAAAAGATTATAACGACTTTAAGCAAAGAATGCAATCATTGAAAAAGTTGTACGATCAAATGAATGTGAATTACGAGAAAACCTTTTTTCAACAATAA
- a CDS encoding cytochrome ubiquinol oxidase subunit I, whose protein sequence is MDTEILARIQFAFTIAFHYIYPPLSIGLGLMMVIYESQYIRTKKKEYEILAKFWTKIFALTFGLGVATGIVMEFEFGTNWATYSKYVGDIFGSALAAEGIFAFALESGFLGVLLFGWNRVKPWMHLVSTIGVFFGSMFSAIWIVVANSWQQTPAGYKIVGEGMDARAEITNFWEMVFNPSSVDRIIHVWQGAFLAGVFLVLSVHAYYLVKNRYVEISKLAFKYALVVATIVSLSQLLSGHATADGVSKNQPEKLAALEGHYAADAKADLYIMGWVNQKTQEVTGIYIPGGLSFLTHHNFNAPVQGLNDFPQDEIPTQINAIFQFYHLMVAIGVFLILLCVYASVQLYRGKLFERKWLLRIFVFSVILPQIANQVGWFAAEMGRQPWVVYKLLRTSDALSKAVSANQIMFSLVLFTLVYLLLLCLFIYMLTKKIMHGPYDESEDEKRPQQEEISHFFDSK, encoded by the coding sequence ATGGATACCGAAATTTTAGCAAGGATTCAATTTGCATTCACCATTGCATTTCACTACATTTATCCGCCGCTCAGCATTGGCCTTGGGCTTATGATGGTAATCTATGAAAGTCAATATATTAGAACTAAGAAGAAAGAGTATGAAATACTTGCCAAATTCTGGACAAAGATTTTTGCACTTACTTTTGGGCTCGGTGTAGCGACAGGAATCGTGATGGAGTTTGAATTTGGAACCAACTGGGCGACTTATTCAAAATATGTGGGAGACATCTTTGGTAGTGCACTCGCTGCCGAGGGAATTTTTGCTTTTGCACTGGAGAGTGGATTTTTGGGCGTTTTGCTTTTTGGGTGGAATCGTGTAAAGCCTTGGATGCATTTAGTTTCTACCATCGGAGTGTTCTTTGGCTCCATGTTTTCTGCCATTTGGATTGTGGTGGCAAATAGCTGGCAGCAGACACCTGCAGGCTATAAAATCGTGGGCGAGGGGATGGACGCTCGTGCAGAAATCACCAACTTCTGGGAAATGGTATTTAATCCATCTTCGGTAGACAGAATTATCCATGTTTGGCAAGGTGCATTTTTAGCTGGAGTATTTTTGGTTTTAAGTGTACATGCATATTATTTAGTCAAAAATCGTTATGTGGAAATTTCTAAATTAGCTTTCAAATATGCCTTAGTTGTAGCAACAATCGTGAGCCTTTCACAATTGCTTTCTGGACATGCTACTGCCGATGGTGTTTCAAAAAATCAGCCAGAAAAATTGGCAGCACTCGAGGGGCATTATGCCGCAGATGCTAAAGCTGATTTGTACATCATGGGCTGGGTAAATCAGAAAACACAAGAAGTTACGGGGATCTATATTCCTGGCGGGTTATCCTTTTTGACTCACCATAATTTCAATGCACCTGTGCAGGGATTAAATGATTTTCCACAAGATGAAATTCCAACACAGATCAATGCAATTTTTCAATTTTATCACCTTATGGTAGCCATTGGAGTATTTTTAATTTTGCTGTGCGTGTACGCATCAGTCCAGTTGTATAGAGGAAAATTATTTGAGAGAAAATGGCTTTTAAGAATTTTTGTTTTCAGTGTGATTTTACCACAAATCGCTAACCAAGTAGGCTGGTTTGCAGCCGAAATGGGACGCCAACCATGGGTAGTCTATAAACTTTTACGCACAAGCGATGCCTTGAGCAAAGCCGTGAGTGCTAATCAAATTATGTTCTCATTAGTATTATTTACTTTGGTTTATTTATTGCTTTTGTGTCTATTTATCTACATGCTCACCAAGAAAATCATGCACGGACCATACGATGAAAGCGAGGACGAAAAAAGACCGCAACAAGAGGAAATTTCTCATTTCTTCGATTCAAAATAA
- a CDS encoding NADP-dependent isocitrate dehydrogenase, protein MAQKSYIHYTLTDEAPMLATHSFLPMVKALTSLADIEIKLANISLAHRILANFPDYLENEQRVDDALTQLGDLAKRPEANIIKLPNISASVKQLEDAIAELQSHGYNVPNYPLEPKNDEEKEIKKRYAMVLGSAVNPVLREGNSDRRAPKAVKNYAKAHPHRMGAWAKDSKTRVAHMEHGDFYDTEKSVTIEKDNQFRIVFKAENGEVTTLKGTSPLLAGEVIDCAVMRMKDLKEFAQKSIEEAKKENILLSAHLKATMMKVSDPIIFGAIVETYFKKVYEKYADIFKSLDITPNAGLQSLLDKIRGNEKENEILTDIKDTLNENAKVAMVNSDKGITNFHVPSDVIIDASMAAMIRGGGKMWNLAGKEEDTLAMIPDRAYAKFYQAAIDENKANGALDPTQIGTVSNVGLMAKKAEEYGSHDKTFQAEGKGVIQILDKDENVLLEQNVEKGDIFRACQTKDEPIKDWVKLAVTRARLSDTPVIFWLDKQRAHDREIIKKVEKYLPLHNTTGLDISIMDVDEAMKKTLARMREGKDTISASGNVLRDYITDLFPILELGTSAKMLSIVPLMNGGGLFETGAGGSAPKHIQQFLDEGYLRWDSLGEFLALGASLEHVFHTTKNERAKVLADTLDVAVAKYLENDKSPARKLGQIDNRGSHYYFVSYWAEALANQTDDTELSKKLTPIAQELKANETKINEELTASHGQPQDIGGYYDPSEMKTTRAMRPSATLNEIVGKI, encoded by the coding sequence ATGGCTCAAAAATCTTATATTCATTACACACTTACCGATGAGGCTCCAATGCTAGCTACACATTCGTTTTTACCAATGGTAAAAGCACTTACTTCCCTTGCCGATATCGAAATTAAATTGGCTAATATTTCCCTAGCACATCGTATCCTTGCGAATTTTCCAGATTATTTAGAAAACGAGCAGCGCGTAGACGATGCTTTGACTCAGCTAGGAGATTTGGCAAAACGCCCAGAGGCAAACATCATTAAACTACCTAACATCTCGGCTTCTGTAAAGCAATTAGAAGACGCCATAGCAGAACTTCAGTCGCATGGCTACAATGTGCCCAATTATCCGCTTGAGCCAAAAAATGATGAGGAAAAAGAAATCAAAAAGCGATACGCTATGGTGCTTGGCTCGGCAGTGAATCCTGTTTTAAGAGAAGGAAACTCAGACCGTAGAGCCCCTAAGGCAGTGAAAAATTACGCCAAAGCACACCCGCATCGTATGGGTGCTTGGGCTAAGGATTCTAAAACGCGCGTGGCTCATATGGAACATGGCGATTTCTACGATACCGAAAAATCCGTTACCATAGAAAAAGACAATCAATTCAGAATTGTATTTAAAGCCGAAAATGGTGAAGTAACTACGCTAAAAGGCACAAGTCCACTACTCGCTGGCGAAGTAATCGATTGTGCCGTAATGCGCATGAAGGATTTGAAAGAATTTGCACAAAAAAGCATCGAAGAAGCAAAAAAAGAAAACATTTTACTTTCAGCTCACTTAAAAGCTACGATGATGAAAGTTTCTGATCCAATTATTTTTGGTGCCATTGTCGAGACTTATTTCAAAAAAGTGTATGAAAAATACGCCGATATTTTCAAATCTTTAGACATTACGCCAAACGCTGGATTGCAATCACTTTTAGATAAAATCAGAGGAAACGAAAAAGAAAACGAGATTTTAACCGATATTAAAGATACTTTAAACGAAAATGCTAAGGTGGCAATGGTAAATTCCGACAAAGGAATTACCAACTTCCATGTGCCTTCTGATGTGATTATCGATGCATCGATGGCTGCAATGATTCGTGGCGGAGGAAAAATGTGGAATCTTGCGGGCAAAGAGGAAGATACTTTGGCAATGATTCCAGATCGTGCGTATGCTAAATTTTACCAAGCCGCCATTGATGAAAACAAAGCCAATGGTGCCCTTGATCCTACTCAAATCGGAACGGTTTCTAATGTGGGTTTAATGGCCAAAAAAGCGGAAGAATATGGCTCACACGACAAAACTTTCCAAGCAGAAGGAAAAGGTGTGATTCAGATTTTGGACAAAGACGAAAATGTTTTGCTAGAGCAAAATGTTGAAAAAGGAGATATTTTCCGTGCTTGCCAAACCAAAGATGAACCTATCAAAGATTGGGTGAAATTAGCCGTAACGCGTGCAAGACTATCTGATACGCCTGTGATTTTCTGGCTAGATAAGCAACGCGCACACGACCGCGAAATCATTAAAAAAGTGGAAAAATATCTACCACTTCACAATACAACAGGGCTTGATATTTCTATCATGGATGTAGACGAGGCGATGAAGAAAACCCTTGCAAGAATGCGCGAAGGCAAAGACACCATTTCGGCATCTGGAAATGTGTTGAGAGATTACATTACAGACCTGTTTCCTATCCTTGAATTAGGAACTTCGGCAAAAATGCTTTCTATCGTTCCGCTCATGAACGGAGGAGGCTTGTTTGAAACAGGAGCAGGAGGTTCTGCACCAAAGCACATTCAGCAATTTTTGGACGAAGGCTATTTGCGATGGGATTCTCTAGGCGAATTTTTGGCACTTGGTGCATCGCTCGAGCATGTGTTCCACACAACTAAAAACGAGCGTGCCAAAGTCCTTGCCGACACGCTAGATGTTGCCGTGGCAAAATATCTTGAAAACGACAAATCTCCTGCAAGAAAATTAGGACAAATTGACAATCGCGGTTCGCATTACTATTTTGTGTCTTATTGGGCAGAAGCTCTAGCCAACCAAACTGATGATACTGAATTGTCTAAAAAATTAACGCCAATTGCACAAGAATTGAAAGCCAATGAGACTAAAATCAATGAGGAATTGACGGCTTCTCATGGGCAGCCACAAGATATTGGAGGCTACTACGATCCGTCTGAAATGAAAACTACGCGAGCTATGCGTCCATCGGCTACATTGAACGAAATTGTAGGTAAAATTTAA
- a CDS encoding sugar transferase, with protein sequence MPLSKKIFDYVFAIILLIILAIPMLLIWIIASIDTQQNGIFKQKRVGQNAKLFTIYKFRSLKGTYTNSVTTEKSHKITHFGHFLIKTKLDETLQLINILNGTMSFVGPRPDVQGYADELQGEDRIILKVKPGITGPAQLAYKNENEILNQVSDPIKYNDEVLWPDKVKINKKYVENWNFKNDILYLLKTIGFPCSI encoded by the coding sequence ATGCCTTTATCCAAAAAAATATTTGATTATGTTTTTGCTATAATTTTGCTAATTATACTTGCAATTCCCATGCTTTTAATTTGGATAATTGCCAGCATCGATACGCAACAAAACGGAATTTTTAAACAAAAACGAGTCGGACAAAATGCCAAACTTTTTACCATTTATAAATTTAGGAGTTTAAAGGGAACTTACACCAATAGCGTAACCACCGAAAAATCTCATAAAATCACCCATTTTGGGCACTTTTTAATCAAAACTAAATTAGACGAAACCCTGCAATTAATCAATATTTTAAACGGCACGATGAGTTTCGTGGGGCCACGCCCCGATGTGCAAGGCTATGCCGATGAGCTCCAAGGAGAGGACAGAATCATTCTGAAAGTAAAACCAGGCATTACGGGCCCCGCACAGTTGGCATATAAAAACGAAAATGAGATTTTAAACCAAGTATCAGACCCGATTAAATATAATGATGAGGTTTTGTGGCCAGATAAAGTGAAAATCAATAAAAAATATGTCGAAAATTGGAATTTTAAAAATGATATACTTTATTTATTAAAAACCATTGGATTCCCTTGTTCGATTTAA
- a CDS encoding outer membrane protein assembly factor BamD, with translation MIKKTLIAAAITLAFVSCNRSFEKAMKSNDAQFVLKTADELYAKKKWRYATDLYTKIAPDYVGTKEAEHIYLNSAYANFYDGNETLAAKQFENFFVQYRRSPKAEEALYMSAYSYYKGSPDYNLDQKNTYEAMKALQNFIDTYPTSSRVKDANELINELRRKLEKKAFNIAKDYYRTLKYKAAAVNFANFIDDFPDSKYREEAYIYLLRSKAELAIQSVLSKKENRLKEARTAYRLLKRNYPNSQYLDEAEKWLKKIEEEEVETIEELKRIEEYNKNRKKLIENKL, from the coding sequence ATGATTAAGAAGACCCTAATTGCAGCGGCCATCACTTTAGCATTCGTTTCTTGTAACAGAAGTTTTGAAAAAGCGATGAAAAGTAATGATGCTCAGTTTGTTTTAAAAACGGCAGACGAGCTTTACGCTAAAAAGAAATGGCGCTACGCAACCGATTTATATACCAAAATTGCCCCAGACTATGTGGGGACCAAGGAGGCTGAGCATATTTATTTAAATTCAGCTTATGCCAACTTCTACGATGGCAATGAAACTTTGGCAGCAAAACAATTTGAGAATTTCTTTGTGCAATATCGAAGAAGTCCTAAGGCTGAGGAGGCTCTATATATGTCGGCTTATAGTTATTACAAAGGATCGCCAGACTATAATCTAGACCAGAAAAACACTTACGAAGCTATGAAAGCACTTCAGAATTTCATAGACACCTATCCTACCTCTTCTAGAGTAAAGGATGCAAATGAGCTAATCAACGAACTTAGAAGAAAACTAGAAAAAAAAGCTTTCAACATAGCTAAAGATTATTACAGAACACTTAAATACAAAGCAGCTGCGGTGAATTTTGCAAACTTTATCGATGATTTTCCAGATTCAAAATACAGAGAAGAAGCCTACATCTATTTGTTACGCTCAAAGGCTGAACTCGCGATTCAGAGTGTTTTGTCTAAAAAAGAAAACCGCTTGAAGGAAGCCCGCACGGCTTATAGACTTCTTAAAAGAAACTACCCTAATAGCCAATATCTAGACGAAGCAGAGAAATGGCTGAAAAAAATTGAGGAAGAAGAAGTTGAAACCATCGAAGAACTCAAAAGAATTGAAGAATATAACAAGAATAGAAAAAAGCTAATAGAGAACAAATTATGA
- a CDS encoding DNA-directed RNA polymerase subunit omega, which yields MNYKNINAEQSTITYDRNKIQEPTGNIYEAIVIMGKRAEQINSEIKTELHEKLDEFAANTDSLEEVFENREQIEVSKFYERLPKPTAIAVREWLDGDVYFRKPEEKKD from the coding sequence ATGAACTATAAAAATATCAACGCGGAACAGTCTACTATCACTTATGATAGAAATAAAATTCAAGAACCAACAGGAAACATCTATGAAGCTATCGTAATTATGGGAAAACGCGCTGAACAAATCAACAGCGAAATCAAAACAGAATTACATGAAAAGCTAGATGAGTTTGCCGCAAATACAGATTCTCTAGAAGAAGTATTTGAAAACAGAGAGCAAATTGAGGTTTCTAAGTTTTACGAAAGATTGCCAAAACCTACCGCTATCGCAGTAAGAGAATGGCTAGATGGTGATGTATATTTCAGAAAACCAGAAGAGAAAAAAGACTAA